CTTTAATCAACGGATTTACAGAAGATTGTATGTTTAGATTTGCCGAGCAGCCAGAGCAGCACGGTAGGGAAGCACTACGCCGATTATTTGAAGCACGTATGTCAAGGCAAAAAAATTACAGGCTTAAAAAAACTAATCTTGCACTTCAAGGCAATCGACTTGCCAATATATGGGTAGGAACATGGGAGGACAGTATTACTGGAAAGAAAATGGAAGGCCATGGAGTTGAAGTCTGGGTAATGCGTGATGGAATGATTGCAGAATGGGAAGCAGCTTTTAATGTCTGGGAAGCTGAAGGAGAAAGACGCTCTGCTGTAATGTAAAATATATTTAATT
The sequence above is drawn from the Methanofastidiosum sp. genome and encodes:
- a CDS encoding nuclear transport factor 2 family protein, with product MKDIKFPKGEEPWNEEQVDALLRIVEDIFHRKDLDALINGFTEDCMFRFAEQPEQHGREALRRLFEARMSRQKNYRLKKTNLALQGNRLANIWVGTWEDSITGKKMEGHGVEVWVMRDGMIAEWEAAFNVWEAEGERRSAVM